A stretch of Pyrenophora tritici-repentis strain M4 chromosome 7, whole genome shotgun sequence DNA encodes these proteins:
- a CDS encoding putative ebp domain protein — translation MSFLFGRTQAPPPPPVVPPPIPRSGPEIDATTVASLLAVLALLGGAYGASVKVLPKNTTLKTRVLFIWHFFDALIHFVFEGSFLWNCFFVTYSLPTTFSAASRNPLQITLFTPPDVYWLGRKDLLYGANYGTGPFSRLWQEYAKADKRWGGTDLTVVALEILTVFVAGPLACWICYLLTKGEKKGVLKKWFWMTILATGEIYGGWMTFAPEWLTGSPNLDTSNWMYLWLYLAFFNGLWVVIPGWILYEAYAAMSSAMSQAEMVDLVNYLKKDD, via the exons ATGTCCTTCTTGTTCGGTAGAACGCAAGCGCCCCCACCGCCGCCAGTGGTACCGCCGCCCATCCCCCGCTCTGGTCCGGAGATTGATGCGACGACTGTGGCATCGCTCTTAGCAGTCCTGGCCCTACTCGGCGGCGCCTATGGAGCCTCTGTCAAAGTGTTGCCGAAAAACACGACCCTCAAGACGCGCGTCTTATTCATCTGGCATTTCTTCGACGCCCTAATCCACTTTGTCTTTGAGGGCTCCTTCCTCTGGAACTGCTTCTTCGTCACGTATTCGCTGCCGACGACCTTTTCCGCCGCATCCCGGAACCCTCTTCAAATCACCCTCTTCACTCCCCCGGACGTGTACTGGCTGGGCCGGAAGGATCTGCTGTATGGCGCAAACTACGGGACTGGGCCGTTCAGTCGATTGTGGCAAGAGTATGCAAAGGCGGACAAGCGATGGGGCGGTACGGATTTGACGGTTGTTGCGCTCGAGATTCTAACGGTGTTTGTGGCGGGTCCATTGGCGTGCTGGATATGCTACTTGCTCACCAAGGGTGAGAAGAAAGGCGTGCTCAAAAAGTGGTTCTGGATGACGATTCTGGCAACAGGGGAGATATACGGAG GCTGGATGACATTTGCGCCTGAGTGGCTGACGGGAAGCCCTAATCTCGACACGAGTAATTGGATGTATCT TTGGCTCTATCTAGCCTTCTTCAACGGCCTCTGGGTCGTCATCCCAGGTTGGATCTTGTATGAAGCCTACGCAGCTATGAGCTCCGCAATGTCGCAGGCTGAGATGGTTGACCTTGTCAACTATCTCAAGAAGGATGACTGA
- a CDS encoding protein phosphatase regulator: MTSSPTLSRNHSYIDQPPRSPATSRRPSLPRSVSSTSYLAKSRRTPSFETSDNTAANGNSTKTSVTKTEASQHGPSSNGSLRPSPPPVNNLLIPSGAITTPPDSSDDDERGRSMADLRELQEALQHIDVKRMPSPSREATENVNDRRPQPPVTLARSLSAEARKIAHSRSSSEIVLSQHMIHPLNTDPIISSSDGSDNEDDELRMKPPLLRKKSGELVKPALRPPSRRRPSSMPGTPTYSKAVHFNEEIEQVRHFLQVDRPIAVSAGSSPVETYDSESEYPFAEDTRSKTPEWDIKLMNFPTSESYERQTSPVRVERIFLASDHQTLVGNIAVANLSFHKLVVARFTLDYWKTTSEVVAEFNQDVRKKQKEDGYDRFNFNIKLADLANLESKTLLLCVRYQVNGQEYWDNNNSMNYQVDFSKKAKQQRSKRPTASLGAVPRSRHSPLAPRPRSMPAASFDDDFGHEFETKFQFGSGRAVIPEPPSTAIKLKPRSKRGSLYPTQAPHSQVTQAFASRYDFGASLSAALSTAQTALGDKSGLRVNTQDKMNNGYFDRPAPAVQAPATTAPIPGTRPDSLTLEKPDLQSAEYNELIQKFCFVRSQPPPHHPGSLA, encoded by the coding sequence ATGACCAGCAGCCCTACCCTAAGCCGGAATCATTCCTACATCGACCAGCCTCCCCGCTCACCAGCGACCTCGCGACGCCCATCGCTGCCCCGCTCCGTCTCATCCACATCATATCTGGCAAAGTCGCGGCGTACGCCATCGTTTGAGACGTCGGACAACACAGCTGCCAATGGCAACTCAACAAAGACTAGTGTGACCAAGACTGAGGCTAGCCAGCATGGCCCTTCCTCCAACGGTAGCCTTCGCCCGTCTCCTCCTCCTGTGAACAATCTTCTGATTCCATCAGGTGCGATCACAACTCCTCCTGACTCCTCGGACGACGACGAGCGCGGCCGTAGCATGGCCGACCTTCGGGAACTGCAAGAAGCACTACAACACATTGACGTCAAGAGGATGCCATCACCATCACGAGAGGCCACGGAGAATGTCAACGACCGGAGGCCACAACCACCTGTGACACTGGCACGTTCGCTCTCCGCCGAGGCACGCAAGATTGCACACTCACGATCATCAAGTGAGATAGTATTGTCCCAACACATGATCCATCCCCTCAACACCGACCCCATCATCAGCTCTTCAGATGGCAGTGACAACGAGGACGACGAGCTGCGGATGAAACCGCCGCTGCTGCGGAAGAAGTCGGGCGAGCTAGTCAAGCCTGCTCTCCGCCCTCCTTCGCGCCGCCGCCCATCAAGCATGCCCGGCACCCCGACCTACTCCAAGGCCGTGCACTTCAACGAAGAGATTGAGCAGGTCCGTCACTTCCTCCAAGTGGATCGTCCTATTGCAGTCAGTGCAGGCTCATCGCCCGTCGAGACCTACGATAGTGAAAGCGAGTACCCCTTCGCCGAGGACACACGCTCCAAGACTCCGGAGTGGGATATCAAACTCATGAACTTCCCTACCTCCGAGTCCTATGAGCGTCAGACTTCGCCTGTTCGTGTTGAGCGCATCTTCCTTGCATCTGACCATCAGACACTGGTTGGCAACATCGCTGTCGCCAATCTGTCCTTCCACAAGCTTGTCGTGGCTCGCTTCACACTCGACTACTGGAAGACCACATCGGAAGTAGTTGCCGAGTTCAACCAGGACGTCCGCAAGAAGCAAAAGGAAGATGGCTACGACCGCTTCAACTTCAACATCAAGTTGGCTGACCTGGCCAACTTGGAGTCAAAGACTCTACTGTTGTGTGTGCGTTACCAGGTCAATGGCCAGGAATACTGGGACAACAACAACTCGATGAACTACCAAGTCGACTTCTCCAAGAAGGCTAAGCAGCAAAGGAGCAAGCGTCCGACTGCCAGCCTTGGTGCCGTTCCTCGCAGCAGGCACTCACCCCTGGCTCCTCGCCCACGCTCTATGCCCGCTGCCTCTTTCGATGATGACTTTGGCCACGAGTTCGAGACCAAGTTCCAGTTCGGTAGTGGCCGTGCCGTCATTCCTGAACCACCTAGCACGGCTATCAAGCTGAAGCCAAGGAGCAAGCGCGGTAGTCTGTACCCAACTCAGGCTCCTCACTCGCAGGTTACCCAGGCTTTCGCTTCACGCTACGACTTTGGTGCTTCGCTCTCCGCTGCTCTTTCCACTGCTCAAACTGCACTGGGTGACAAGAGTGGACTGAGGGTGAACACACAGGACAAGATGAACAATGGTTACTTTGATCGTCCGGCTCCTGCAGTCCAGGCGCCTGCTACTACTGCACCGATTCCTGGAACACGACCGGACTCTCTGACACTTGAGAAGCCCGATCTCCAGTCAGCAGAGTACAACGAATTGATCCAGAAGTTCTGCTTTGTACGTTCTCAACCTCCGCCTCACCACCCAGGTAGTTTAGCCTAG
- a CDS encoding BolA, Stress-induced morphogen, translated as MAPSRALLLRRLTSVAGTPFSRAGSRLVTISASRLHSTQQVSALRPSLSQQTRFAIPCIRAYSQSANTTPQAPDYLNEAELHVFNKIQAELEPVKLEVQDISGGCGSMYAIEVESPKFKGLTVIKQHKMVNEVLKDEIKSWHGVQLRTKAA; from the exons ATGGCACCATCCAGGGCCCTTCTGCTTCGCCGTCTAACTTCCGTAGCCGGAACTCCGTTCTCACGAGCAGGCTCGCGCCTTGTCACAATATCCGCATCCAGACTGCATAGTACACAGCAAGTCTCAGCCCTACGACCCAGCCTATCGCAACAGACACGGTTCGCCATACCTTGCATCCGGGCGTATTCGCAATCAGCAAACACAACCCCGCAGGCGCCGGATTACCTGAACGAGGCCGAGCTGCACGTCTTCAATAAAATACAAGCCGAGCTGGAACCCGTGAAGCTAGAG GTCCAAGATATCAGCGGCGGATGCGGGTCAATGTATGCGATTGAGGTTGAGTCACCAAAGTTCAAGGGCTTGACTGTGATCAAGCAGCACAAAATGGTCAATGAGGTGTTGAAGGACGAGATTAAGAGCTGGCATGGTGTGCAATTGCGGACAAAGGCTGCTTGA
- a CDS encoding Dimer-Tnp-hAT domain containing protein, whose protein sequence is MDTVNDVDILPDEHWDHVFATNLTAPVERNSRGGPKSWIYRHGWAVWHRKYKKNYWLCRYCHQRRKQEACYEADSTTNAGRHLSSNKPGHSHGPNGPVPIASREGNIMGALAKSQVHIMRSKGIEVSQEVANEMAASFSTSRFQDALKDWVVADNQSLRVIETPQFRAMIAAVSPLAEALLWRSHQTLHDHIITEYNTYIPAVANYLREARSLIHVSFDNWTSTGGQYAFTGLCVHYLNSEGKLVDHLLGLPELHGAHTGNNIAAAATTILRLFGVDNARVGYFVLDNASNNDTAVESLAEEFGFIASERRLRCCCHILNLSAQLVIWGKDRSAYENEAAHLEEEEKYMDEWRKYGPVGVLFDVIASICTPQTRQLLERLQCEEAESLGVTPHIRQLVKPVKTRWNSYFNTFVRAAELHGPIDGYIECKLEEHSAATATSRRRKNREQLPAAQPRLYIREGGLNGKDWATITEYIRLLEPFAEATRLLEGRGRHGRHGAIWEVLVTFEWLLDQLEALKDRLKDVNYEDLDAPEDHLITNVNLAHCKLAEYYAKFDNAPVYYTATILHPHYKHHLSALWKVPDTHVTARDGVHYRDGWLDNNHRAFLRMWQGRKDSAATSAHTVTPPRKKPRLGISTSRSAFLQSSIEQSTRQLEASLAEDEYEIWKRQPALAEEDWLSLNPLLYWESVAGQFPILSKFAIDVLTIPAAAADCERTFSELGDMLGTRRLHMKPELISALQSLKSWKRLGIQPTTTSASGLARTLSEEEISKVQEHLSQFDVR, encoded by the exons ATGGACACTGTAAACGATGTCGATATACTTCCAGATGAGCATTGGGACCATGTATTCGCCACAAACCTGACCGCGCCT gttgagcgtaatagtcgcggtgggccaaaaagctggatctaccgccacggctgggccgtctggcaccgcaagtacaagaaaaactactggctttgccggtactgccatcaacgacggaagcaggaggcttgctacgaggctgacagcactacaaacgccggccgacacctctcaagcaacaagcctggacactcacacggacctaacggacctgtaccaattgctagccgggagggcaatattatgggcgcgctcgcaaagtcccaagtacatattatgaggtctaaagggatagaagtatcgcaagaggtagcaaacgagatggcagcaagcttttcaacctctcgatttcaggacgcgctgaaggactgggtagtcgcggacaaccagagccttcgcgtaatagaaacgccgcagtttcgagccatgattgcggccgtgagcccgctagccgaagctctcctttggcgtagccaccaaacgctccacgatcatattattactgagtacaatacatacataccagctgttgccaactaccttcgcgaagcccggtcgcttatacacgtgtcattcgacaactggacttcaactggtgggcagtatgcttttactggcctctgcgtacattaccttaacagcgagggcaagctagttgaccacctgcttgggttgcctgagctacacggggcgcacactggcaataatattgccgctgcagcaacaacaatacttcggctatttggcgttgacaacgcgagggttgggtactttgtgcttgacaacgcaagtaacaatgatactgcagttgagtccttagcagaggagtttggctttatcgcaagcgagcggcggctgcggtgctgctgccatatactcaacctaagcgcacaattagtaatttggggcaaagaccgtagcgcgtacgagaatgaagccgcacaccttgaggaagaggagaagtacatggatgagtggcgcaaatacggtcctgttggcgtcctctttgacgtgattgcgtctatctgtacgcctcaaactcgacaactactagagcgcctacagtgcgaggaggcagagtctctaggtgttacaccccacatccggcagcttgtgaagcctgttaagacacgctggaatagctatttcaacacgtttgtccgtgcagctgagctacacggccctatcgatggctatattgagtgtaaacttgaggagcatagtgctgcaacagcaacctcacgacgccggaagaatcgtgagcagctccctgctgcccagccacggttatatatacgcgaagggggtctaaacggcaaggactgggcgacaataacagaatacattcgactccttgagccatttgccgaagctacacggctacttgaaggtcgcggccgacacggccgacacggcgctatatgggaagttctagtaacgtttgagtggcttcttgaccagcttgaggctctcaaagaccgccttaaggatgtaaattacgaagatctagatgcgcctgaagatcatcttattacaaacgttaaccttgcgcattgtaagcttgctgagtactacgcaaaattcgataacgcgcctgtctactacactgctacaatactacacccgcactacaaacaccacctctcagcgctctggaaggtgcctgacacccatgtcactgcccgtgacggtgtccactatcgcgacggctggcttgacaataaccaccgggcattcctgcgcatgtggcaggggcggaaggactctgcagccacttcagctcacactgtaacgccgccgcgtaagaagccccggctagggatttcaacgtcgcgatcagcttttctacagtcgtcaattgagcaaagcacacggcagttagaggcaagccttgctgaggatgagtatgagatatggaagcggcaaccagcgttagctgaggaggattggctgtctcttaatccgcttctatactgggagtcagttgctgggcagttccctatactctcaaagttcgctattgacgtcctaacaataccagcagcagcggcagactgtgagcggactttcagcgagcttggcgacatgttaggcacccggagactccatatgaagccagagcttatttcagctttgcagagcttgaagagctggaagaggcttggtatacagccaacaactacctcagcttctgggctagcgcgcacactatcagaggaagaaatctcaaaagtacaggagcatttatctcagttcgacgtcaggtaa
- a CDS encoding DDE-3 multi-domain protein yields the protein MPGTGHRLQPAVLQAILDRIAACESDRAISRATGASRNTVAKLRLSLEFWGVPYPPRCVRLGRPSILRQAQREGLQAYLNGSPGAYMDEMRDFLYDEYDVRISLASVYRELEKMRWSRKLATKRAKEQSEPLRRLYLARMAQHYKAEQIVALDESACNERTGDRKYGWSPIGEPVELSHSFRRSERWSLLPAMTIDGYISYKIFQGAITSEILEDFLEFQVLPFCNPHPGPASVIVLDNASIHRSERVRVLCQSAGVLLEYLPPYSPDFNPIEKSFKQLKGWMKRNSAQAENFIDFGVFLEYAAQLVCCNINCRSWFHRCGYPY from the coding sequence atgccaggcaccggccaccgcttgcagcccgctgttctccaggctatcctcgaccgaattgctgcctgcgaaagtgatcgagccatctctagagctacaggtgcgagccgtaacacagtagcaaagctgaggttgagcttagagttttggggcgtgccttatccgccgcgctgcgttcgacttgggcggccatctatactccggcaagctcagcgcgaaggccttcaggcatacctcaatggctcaccgggcgcatacatggatgagatgagggacttcttgtacgacgagtacgacgttaggataagccttgcgagcgtttaccgagagctagagaagatgagatggtctcgcaagcttgcaacaaagcgggcaaaggagcagagtgagccactccgccgcctctatcttgccaggatggcgcaacactataaggcggagcagatcgttgcgttggacgagagcgcctgcaatgagcgtacgggcgaccgcaagtatggctggtctccaatcggggagccggtggagctatcacacagcttcaggcgatcagaacggtggtcgctgctgccagccatgacgatagatggctacataagctataagatctttcaaggcgcgattacatctgagatcctagaagacttcttagagtttcaagtgctgccgttctgcaatcctcacccagggccagcctcagtaatcgtgcttgataacgcctccatccatcgatcagagcgtgtacgggtgctttgccaaagtgctggagtactccttgagtatctgccgccatactcaccagatttcaaccccatcgagaagagctttaagcagctcaaggggtggatgaaaaggaattcagcgcaagcggagaacttcattgactttggggtctttcttgagtatgcagcgcagctggtgtgctgtaatattaactgcagaagctggttccataggtgtggctatccctattaa
- a CDS encoding Alpha-glucosidase, family 31 glycosyl hydrolase yields MAEIVPTFTALQAVDHSSPASNETLAPNGPKVNVVKAAIQSTAAYPRQEGHCDAIFTAGKRGIQELPVMSTRRQRGPRWTSLFMLFALLCCLFVPAESVKHENFKTCDQSGFCKRNRQFADDVSASSSWSSPYVLDPASLTFKDGQLDTIVLKTLKEGEEKVRLPLTVTFLDSGVARVTLDEEKRAKGDVELRHDSKARKERYNEAGQWALVGGLKPSAGAALSPDAADGYTKVVYGKGSKHQAIIRHAPFGIEFQRDGETQVKFNERGFMNIEHWRRKVEKPQEEKKEGPEAVAMDISFPGYAHVFGIPEHATRLSLKTTRGGDDAYTEPYRLFNADVFEYLIDSPMTLYGSIPFMQAHRKGSTVGVFWLNAAETWIDITKKRNTANPLALGVEGHTDTQTHWISESGLLDVFVFLGPTPQDLTRQYGELTGYTAMPQSFAIAYHQCRWNYVSDEDVKDVDRRFDKFNIPYDVIWLDIEYTQEKKYFTWDPLTFPNPDTMHEHLDKHQRKLVAIIDPHIKNTHDYPVIDEMKKKDLAVKNKDGAQYEGWCWPGSSMWIDCFNPAAIDWWKSLFKYDKFVGTAPNTFIWNDMNEPSVFNGPETTMPKDNIHHGNWEHRDVHNINGMTFHNATYQAIMERKKGELRRPFVLTRAFYSGSQRSAAMWTGDNQADWPHLEASIPMVLNQGISGFPFGGADVGGFFGNPSKELFTRWYQAGIYYPFFRGHAHIDTRRREPYVAGSPYTEIVTQALRLRYQLLPAWYTAFHEAHTSGAPIIRPNFYVHPDDEAGFAIDDQLYIGSTGLLAKPVTKEGADSVSVYIADDQPYYDYFDYTTYQGKGHHTVPAPLEKIPLLMQGGNVISRRDRPRRSSGLMKYDPFTLVVALDKDGNADGTLYLDDGETFDYEMGAFIHRRFNFDGPRQVFTSSNLDTSTKRTVKYEKYVKTMENVRVEKIIIVGAPKAWKDKHEVVVMQEGEKETQRRKPVPIEYHAAEGKKAAFVIVRDPKVYITRGWKVDFGDKGAGHEGHGHAH; encoded by the exons AGGACACTGTGATGCTATATTCACGGCTGGCAAACGTGGAATTCAAGAGCTGCCAGTCATGAGCACAAGGCGTCAACGAGGTCCCCGGTGGACTTCGCTTTTTATGCTATTCGCGTTGTTATGTTGTTTGTTCGTGCCTGCTG AATCTGTAAAGCACGAGAACTTCAAAACTTGCGACCAATCCGGCTTCTGCAAGCGCAATCGTCAATTCGCTGATGACGTATCCGCTTCGAGCTCCTGGAGCTCACCCTACGTGCTCGATCCCGCCTCGCTCACCTTCAAAGACGGCCAATTGGATACTATTGTGCTCAAGACACTGAAGGAGGGCGAGGAGAAGGTCCGACTGCCTCTTACCGTTACATTCCTCGATTCCGGCGTTGCACGCGTTACCCTCGACGAGGAGAAAAGGGCAAAGGGCGACGTCGAGCTCCGACACGACAGCAAGGCGAGGAAGGAGCGATACAATGAGGCTGGCCAATGGGCTCTCGTTGGGGGGTTGAAGCCCTCTGCGGGTGCTGCTTTGAGCCCTGATGCAGCGGACGGATATACAAAGGTCGTCTACGGCAAGGGCAGCAAGCATCAAGCTATCATTAGACACGCACCTTTCGGCATTGAGTTTCAGCGAGATGGCGAGACCCAGGTCAAGTTCAACGAGCGTGGCTTCATGAACATCGAGCACTGGCGCCGGAAGGTCGAGAAGCCTCaggaagagaagaaggaag GTCCTGAGGCTGTTGCGATGGACATCTCGTTCCCTGGCTACGCACACGTCTTTGGTATTCCTGAGCATGCGACTAGGCTATCTCTCAAGACCACGAG GGGCGGTGACGATGCATACACCGAGCCATATCGCCTGTTCAACGCCGACGTCTTCGAGTACCTGATCGACAGCCCCATGACTCTCTACGGCTCTATCCCGTTCATGCAAGCTCATCGCAAGGGCTCGACCGTCGGTGTCTTCTGGCTCAACGCCGCCGAGACTTGGATTgacatcaccaagaagagGAACACGGCCAACCCACTTGCACTTGGTGTTGAAGGACATACTGATACTCAGACCCATTGGATCTCCGAGAGTGGCCTGCTGGACGTTTTCGTTTTCCTTGGACCGACTCCCCAGGACCTCACTCGCCAGTATGGTGAACTGACTGGTTATACTGCCATGCCTCAGTCCTTCGCCATCGCCTACCACCAGTGCCGCTGGAATTACGTCTCTGATGAAGATGTCAAGGATGTAGACCGTAGATTCGACAAGTTCAACATCCCCTACGATGTCATCTGGCTCGACATTGAGTACACACAAGAGAAGAAGTACTTCACCTGGGATCCTCTGACCTTCCCCAACCCTGATACCATGCACGAGCACCTTGACAAGCATCAAAGGAAGCTCGTTGCCATCATTGACCCTCACATCAAGAACACTCACGACTACCCCGTCATCGAcgagatgaagaagaaggacCTGGCTGTGAAGAACAAGGACGGTGCCCAGTACGAAGGCTGGTGCTGGCCTGGCTCTTCCATGTGGATCGACTGCTTCAACCCTGCCGCCATCGACTGGTGGAAGAGTCTCTTCAAGTACGACAAGTTCGTTGGCACCGCACCCAACACTTTTATCTGGAATGATATGAACGAGCCATCGGTCTTCAATGGCCCTGAGACGACTATGCCCAAAGACAACATCCACCATGGCAATTGGGAACACCGCGACGTGCACAACATCAACGGAATGACTTTCCACAACGCCACGTACCAGGCCATCATGGAACGTAAGAAGGGCGAGTTGCGCCGACCGTTTGTGCTAACGCGTGCCTTCTACTCTGGCAGTCAACGCAGCGCTGCCATGTGGACGGGTGATAACCAAGCGGACTGGCCTCACCTGGAAGCTTCCATTCCCATGGTGCTCAACCAGGGAATTTCCGGTTTTCCATTTGGTGGAGCAGATGTTGGCGGCTTCTTCGGTAACCCGAGCAAAGAGCTCTTCACTCGTTGGTACCAAGCTGGTATCTATTACCCGTTCTTCCGCGGCCACGCTCACATCGATACTCGTCGTCGTGAACCCTACGTTGCTGGCTCCCCTTACACAGAGATTGTTACTCAGGCTCTTCGTCTGCGGTATCAGCTTCTGCCTGCTTGGTACACTGCTTTTCATGAGGCTCATACAAGCGGCGCTCCCATCATCCGACCCAACTTCTACGTCCACCCTGACGATGAGGCTGGTTTCGCGATCGATGACCAGTTGTACATCGGCTCTACTGGTCTGTTGGCCAAGCCAGTCACCAAGGAGGGTGCTGATAGCGTCTCTGTCTATATTGCAGATGACCAGCCTTACTACGATTACTTCGACTACACCACGTACCAAGGCAAAGGTCACCATACCGTCCCTGCCCCTCTAGAGAAGATTCCTCTTCTCATGCAGGGCGGCAACGTCATCTCGCGCCGCGACCGTCCCCGTCGCTCCTCAGGCCTGATGAAGTATGACCCATTCACGCTCGTCGTCGCTCTTGACAAGGACGGCAACGCAGACGGTACCCTCTACCTTGACGACGGCGAAACCTTTGACTACGAAATGGGCGCTTTCATCCACCGCCGCTTCAACTTTGACGGCCCCCGCCAGGTCTTCACATCGTCTAATCTCGACACGAGCACCAAACGTACCGTCAAGTACGAGAAGTACGTCAAGACCATGGAGAATGTGCGTGTAGAAAAGATCATCATCGTTGGCGCGCCAAAGGCTTGGAAGGATAAGCATGAGGTCGTCGTCATGCAAGAGGGTGAGAAGGAGACACAGAGGAGGAAGCCTGTGCCTATTGAGTACCATGCCGCTGAGGGCAAGAAGGCGGCGTTTGTGATTGTGAGGGATCCCAAGGTTTACATCACGAGAGGGTGGAAGGTGGACTTTGGCGACAAGGGAGCCGGGCATGAGGGGCATGGACATGCGCACTAA